The following are from one region of the Bacillus methanolicus MGA3 genome:
- a CDS encoding helix-turn-helix domain-containing protein, which produces MSVGDSQDLPHYDIIRTYVLHGSEVSVMIFHKAYKFRIYPNKKQMELINKTIGCSRFVFNFFLTKITEGYFGVRRNLPIQTTRQGVKR; this is translated from the coding sequence ATGTCGGTTGGCGATAGCCAAGACCTTCCTCATTATGATATAATAAGAACATATGTACTCCACGGAAGTGAGGTAAGCGTCATGATCTTCCACAAAGCCTATAAATTTCGTATCTATCCAAACAAAAAACAAATGGAACTCATTAACAAAACGATTGGCTGTTCTAGATTCGTGTTCAACTTCTTTCTTACTAAGATAACCGAAGGTTACTTCGGTGTTCGTAGGAATCTCCCGATTCAAACAACCCGTCAGGGTGTTAAGCGGTGA
- a CDS encoding DUF3784 domain-containing protein: protein MWILIGVQLFIVLLLFTLGWAIRKMEANWLIPGFSTRSEEEQQQLIENGYPQKIGTLLIATAAGMAILLPLNFTPFKYVMEVQFGFMFIFLLGGFIYPIPTKDPHFKESEGQSPMSKWEMNVGWR, encoded by the coding sequence ATGTGGATTCTTATCGGTGTTCAACTTTTTATCGTATTGCTGTTATTCACGCTGGGTTGGGCGATTCGAAAAATGGAAGCCAATTGGCTGATCCCCGGGTTTTCCACACGATCAGAGGAAGAACAGCAGCAATTAATTGAAAATGGCTACCCGCAAAAAATCGGGACATTATTAATCGCAACCGCTGCTGGCATGGCAATTCTGCTCCCCTTGAATTTCACACCATTCAAATACGTAATGGAAGTCCAATTTGGCTTTATGTTTATTTTTTTGCTCGGAGGATTTATTTATCCTATTCCGACAAAAGACCCCCACTTCAAGGAAAGTGAAGGGCAAAGCCCAATGAGTAAGTGGGAGATGAATGTCGGTTGGCGATAG
- a CDS encoding OsmC family protein has protein sequence MAQISSLIKVSAKGKWDSGVKTNITVRNFPAFSTDEPTELGGSDTAPNPMEYVCAALNGCNGVMIPLVAKELDFSFSGIDFETTGIVDIRGLMGEEGVSPHFQKIRFRVNIQTEESEERIEQLKNEVERRCPVMNLLLDAGVKVDSKWSKI, from the coding sequence ATGGCTCAAATTTCTTCATTGATTAAAGTGTCCGCTAAAGGTAAATGGGATTCCGGCGTTAAGACGAATATCACTGTTCGAAATTTTCCTGCTTTTTCTACGGATGAACCAACAGAATTAGGTGGAAGTGATACAGCGCCAAATCCAATGGAATATGTATGTGCAGCTTTGAATGGTTGTAATGGAGTAATGATTCCATTAGTTGCCAAAGAATTAGACTTTTCTTTCTCGGGAATTGATTTTGAAACAACTGGCATTGTTGATATCCGGGGACTAATGGGGGAAGAAGGAGTTTCTCCGCATTTCCAAAAGATTCGTTTCCGAGTGAATATACAAACAGAAGAAAGTGAAGAGAGAATTGAGCAACTGAAAAATGAAGTTGAGAGAAGATGTCCTGTAATGAATCTTTTGCTTGATGCCGGTGTTAAAGTTGATTCAAAATGGAGTAAGATTTAA
- a CDS encoding acetone carboxylase subunit gamma gives MTTYDRKTIEELIDGTIDFHKLKQMLSNFKDADRFEKYISILQERVPWDDPILLPAGLHLYIVQKKNGDRIVKCDCGHEFCNASDNWKLHALIYVRDDEEKMTELYPKLLAPDPEWQVIREYYCPNCATQLEVEAVAPWYPVIKDFEPDIDTFYSEWLNRPLPQVK, from the coding sequence ATGACAACGTACGATCGAAAAACAATTGAAGAGTTAATTGATGGGACAATTGATTTTCATAAATTAAAACAAATGCTTTCCAATTTTAAAGATGCCGACCGTTTCGAGAAGTATATAAGTATTCTTCAAGAACGCGTCCCGTGGGATGATCCCATTTTGCTTCCGGCAGGACTGCACCTGTATATTGTTCAAAAGAAAAATGGTGATCGGATCGTAAAATGTGATTGCGGGCATGAATTTTGTAATGCGAGCGACAATTGGAAATTGCACGCGCTTATATATGTTCGCGATGATGAGGAAAAAATGACCGAACTTTATCCGAAACTGCTTGCACCAGATCCGGAATGGCAGGTCATTCGTGAATATTACTGTCCTAACTGTGCGACCCAGTTAGAGGTAGAAGCGGTAGCCCCGTGGTATCCAGTAATAAAAGATTTTGAGCCGGATATTGATACATTTTATAGTGAATGGTTAAATCGCCCGCTTCCGCAGGTGAAATAA
- a CDS encoding hydantoinase B/oxoprolinase family protein, producing MDTILAKGQKRRNTIGWDGKTLKEMRQEVDELSRATGHYAGLKKLPLKESDPIRYEKIFAKLRGGVVHARETAKKVAASPIVEQEGELCFTLYTPEADSVVTSTGIIIHVGTMGAAIKYMIKNDYEANPGIEDGDIFCNNDCQIGNVHPCDVHTIVPIFHEGELIGWVGGVTHVIDVGATAPGSMTVGPVTRYDDGYQVACRKIGRNDTLSKDWLIESQRSVRTTKYWLLDERTRIAGCHMIRDLVLDLVKEEGVDTYKQFIREVIEDGRRGFVNQIKTLLIPGKYRQVSFVDVPYENLDVPPYARINTIMHAPTELTVHKDGKFQINFEGVNRWGWHSYNATPVSITSGIWVMMSQTLIPNDRVNDGALYASKFDLPYGSWLNPDDIRTAHSYAWHFLVSAWSPLWRALSRNYFARGYLEEVNAGNANTSNWLQGGGYNQFNENHAVNSFESAAEGVGASAVRDGISHAAAIWNPEGDMGDMEIWELAEPLLYLGRSIKPNTAGYGKYRGGSGYETLRLVWGAKDWTMFFMGNGYMSSDCGLMGGYPAASGYRFEAHGTNIKELIDKKLPIPTGGDPDPDNPEYDKLIEAKEIIRHKQSITTETIFENYDLYLNYLRGGPGFGDPLERKPKMIQDDLNNGHILPRYAEKVYGAVISQDDHGNYIVDEKETEKRRKEIRKERLKRGVKTKEWMKNEREKIINKDAAVQVRHMYAGSFALSETFTNEFKQFWSLPENWELTEDELGVPVFGAKIKR from the coding sequence ATGGATACGATCTTAGCAAAGGGTCAAAAACGCCGTAATACGATTGGTTGGGATGGAAAAACGCTTAAAGAAATGCGCCAGGAAGTCGATGAACTCAGCCGTGCAACAGGCCACTATGCCGGTTTGAAAAAATTGCCCTTGAAGGAATCTGACCCGATCCGCTATGAGAAAATTTTTGCAAAACTGCGTGGTGGCGTCGTTCATGCAAGGGAAACAGCAAAAAAAGTAGCAGCCTCTCCAATTGTTGAGCAAGAAGGTGAATTATGTTTTACCCTATATACGCCTGAAGCCGATTCGGTTGTAACATCCACAGGCATTATTATTCACGTGGGTACGATGGGTGCTGCAATCAAATATATGATCAAAAATGATTATGAGGCGAATCCGGGTATTGAAGACGGCGATATTTTCTGTAATAACGACTGTCAAATCGGAAATGTTCACCCTTGTGATGTCCATACGATTGTTCCAATTTTCCATGAAGGTGAGCTTATTGGCTGGGTAGGCGGTGTAACACACGTTATTGACGTAGGGGCAACTGCTCCGGGAAGTATGACGGTTGGTCCTGTTACTCGATACGATGATGGCTACCAGGTCGCCTGCCGCAAAATCGGGAGAAACGATACATTATCAAAAGACTGGCTAATTGAGAGTCAGCGGTCCGTCCGTACAACGAAGTACTGGCTTTTGGATGAGCGCACTCGTATAGCCGGCTGCCATATGATTAGGGATCTTGTCCTTGATCTCGTAAAAGAAGAGGGTGTTGACACTTATAAACAATTTATTCGTGAAGTCATTGAAGACGGACGCCGCGGATTTGTAAATCAGATCAAGACATTGCTAATACCGGGTAAGTATCGCCAAGTGTCGTTTGTTGATGTTCCATATGAAAATCTTGATGTCCCGCCATATGCGCGAATAAATACGATCATGCACGCACCGACTGAGCTAACTGTTCATAAAGACGGTAAATTTCAGATTAATTTTGAAGGAGTAAACCGTTGGGGATGGCACAGTTATAATGCCACACCGGTTTCGATTACGAGTGGAATTTGGGTAATGATGTCCCAGACATTGATTCCAAACGACAGAGTAAACGACGGTGCACTCTATGCTAGTAAATTTGATTTGCCATATGGATCATGGCTGAATCCTGACGATATCAGAACGGCACACAGCTATGCATGGCATTTCCTCGTTTCTGCGTGGAGCCCGTTATGGCGTGCGCTAAGCCGAAACTATTTTGCTCGCGGATATTTGGAAGAAGTGAATGCCGGAAATGCGAATACCTCGAACTGGCTGCAGGGCGGGGGATATAACCAGTTTAATGAGAATCACGCCGTCAATAGTTTTGAATCAGCTGCTGAAGGTGTCGGAGCCAGTGCGGTAAGAGACGGTATAAGCCACGCAGCGGCGATCTGGAACCCTGAAGGCGATATGGGAGATATGGAGATTTGGGAACTTGCGGAACCGCTGCTTTACCTTGGTCGAAGCATTAAGCCGAACACGGCCGGTTATGGAAAATACCGCGGCGGAAGCGGGTATGAAACTCTAAGGCTGGTGTGGGGTGCGAAAGATTGGACCATGTTCTTTATGGGCAACGGCTATATGTCTAGCGATTGCGGCTTAATGGGAGGATATCCGGCAGCATCAGGCTATCGATTTGAAGCTCATGGCACGAACATAAAGGAATTGATCGATAAAAAACTGCCGATCCCTACAGGAGGAGATCCTGATCCTGATAATCCTGAATACGACAAGTTAATCGAAGCGAAAGAAATTATCCGACATAAGCAATCAATTACGACGGAAACGATTTTTGAAAATTACGATCTGTATTTGAATTATCTTCGTGGGGGTCCAGGATTCGGTGATCCGCTTGAGCGAAAACCGAAAATGATTCAAGATGACTTAAATAACGGACACATTTTGCCTCGTTATGCGGAAAAGGTGTATGGTGCTGTAATTAGCCAAGATGATCACGGCAACTATATCGTTGATGAAAAAGAGACTGAAAAACGCCGCAAGGAAATTAGAAAAGAACGGCTTAAGCGTGGTGTGAAAACGAAAGAGTGGATGAAGAATGAAAGAGAGAAAATTATCAATAAAGATGCAGCTGTTCAAGTTCGTCACATGTATGCCGGAAGCTTCGCACTAAGTGAAACGTTTACAAACGAATTTAAACAATTCTGGAGCCTTCCGGAAAATTGGGAACTGACAGAAGACGAGTTGGGGGTTCCGGTGTTCGGTGCAAAAATTAAACGCTAA
- a CDS encoding hydantoinase/oxoprolinase family protein — translation MKTVATKNAQILAIDAGGTMTDTFIIDENGDFVVGKAQSTPEDESVGLLNSARDALTYWNTTVEEEFPKLLAGVYSGTAMLNRLVSRKGRRVGLIVNKGMEDFHRMGRAIQAYLGYSYSDRLHLNTHRYDPPLVPRELTRGVTERVDLFGNVVIPLYEHEVAPVVEDLLERDVEAIVISLLHSYKYPAHERKVRDIVKETMKRLGKEVPVFASVDYYPVRKESHRTNTTIIEAYAADPSRETLQKIDSRLKDHGSKFDLRVMASHGGTISTQANELARTLVSGPIGGVIGAKYLGEKLGIPNIACSDIGGTSFDMALITQGDLSINTSPDMARLVLSLPLVAMDTVGAGAGSYVRIDPNFKSLTLGPDSAGSRVGVCYPEGGVETVTVSDCHVVLGLINPDNFLGGEVKLYPERAYEAVKKQVAEPLGLSVEDAAYGVIDLLESQLRNYLESMILGKGYSPSQYVCFSYGGGGPLHTAGYTKGLGFEDVLVPAWAAGFSAFGCGAADFEYRYDKTLDINVNDGARDEVKFKAGKELQGAWDELMEKVAAEFEKNQFKRKDVDFRLYFRMQYQGQLNDLEIEAPIASFKGLDDWDALVTAFDDTYTRVYAKAARSPELGYSITGAIVRGIVEVAKPRIPEEPLSSETPPKEAFLGMRNVYWKGEWIVADIWEMEKLKPGNKINSFAILESPATTFVIPPGFETFLDQHRIFHLKEL, via the coding sequence ATGAAAACAGTGGCAACAAAAAACGCACAAATACTCGCTATTGATGCGGGAGGAACAATGACAGACACGTTCATCATTGATGAAAACGGAGATTTTGTTGTTGGAAAGGCGCAATCTACTCCGGAAGACGAATCAGTAGGTCTTCTTAACTCTGCAAGAGATGCACTTACGTATTGGAATACGACCGTCGAAGAGGAATTTCCAAAATTGCTTGCCGGGGTTTATTCTGGAACAGCGATGTTAAACCGGCTTGTGTCAAGAAAAGGGCGGAGAGTAGGCTTAATTGTTAACAAAGGGATGGAAGACTTCCACAGAATGGGAAGAGCGATCCAGGCTTATCTCGGATATTCTTACTCCGATCGTCTGCATTTAAATACACACCGCTATGATCCGCCGCTTGTACCGCGTGAATTGACAAGGGGAGTGACGGAGAGGGTAGATTTATTCGGAAATGTCGTCATTCCGCTGTATGAACATGAAGTAGCGCCAGTTGTTGAGGATCTGTTAGAACGGGATGTGGAAGCGATTGTCATCAGCTTGCTTCATTCATATAAATATCCTGCCCATGAGAGGAAAGTGCGGGACATAGTAAAAGAAACGATGAAACGACTCGGCAAAGAAGTCCCTGTCTTCGCTTCTGTTGATTACTATCCGGTCAGAAAGGAGTCCCACCGCACCAACACCACAATCATTGAAGCATATGCTGCCGATCCTTCGCGCGAAACACTTCAAAAAATCGACAGTCGTTTAAAAGATCATGGTTCCAAATTTGATTTGCGCGTGATGGCGAGCCACGGCGGTACAATTAGCACTCAAGCTAATGAATTGGCTCGAACACTAGTCTCTGGTCCGATCGGAGGGGTAATTGGAGCCAAATACCTCGGCGAGAAACTTGGTATTCCGAATATTGCCTGTTCTGATATCGGCGGCACGAGTTTTGACATGGCACTTATTACACAGGGAGATTTAAGTATTAATACTAGTCCGGATATGGCCCGTCTTGTTCTTTCGCTTCCGCTTGTTGCGATGGATACGGTTGGAGCAGGCGCCGGAAGTTATGTAAGAATTGATCCGAACTTCAAGTCACTCACACTTGGACCGGACAGTGCAGGTTCCAGAGTAGGAGTTTGTTATCCAGAAGGCGGTGTCGAGACGGTAACAGTTTCAGACTGTCACGTCGTTCTTGGGCTGATTAATCCTGACAATTTCCTTGGCGGGGAAGTGAAATTGTATCCGGAACGCGCTTATGAAGCGGTGAAAAAGCAAGTTGCCGAACCGCTTGGCTTGTCTGTCGAAGATGCCGCTTACGGTGTGATAGATCTCTTGGAGTCACAGCTGCGCAATTATTTAGAATCAATGATTCTTGGAAAAGGGTATTCACCTTCACAATATGTATGCTTCTCTTATGGCGGCGGCGGTCCGTTACATACGGCCGGGTATACGAAGGGGCTTGGTTTTGAAGATGTTCTTGTTCCAGCGTGGGCTGCAGGATTTTCTGCATTTGGCTGCGGTGCTGCGGATTTTGAATACCGTTATGATAAAACACTTGATATCAATGTTAATGACGGTGCCCGGGATGAAGTGAAATTCAAAGCAGGAAAAGAGCTGCAAGGAGCTTGGGATGAGCTTATGGAAAAGGTGGCGGCCGAATTTGAGAAAAACCAGTTTAAGAGAAAAGATGTCGATTTCCGGTTATATTTCCGCATGCAGTACCAAGGGCAGCTAAATGACCTGGAAATTGAAGCGCCGATCGCATCATTTAAAGGATTGGATGATTGGGATGCACTTGTCACGGCGTTTGACGACACATATACACGAGTGTACGCAAAAGCGGCGCGATCCCCTGAACTTGGTTACAGCATTACCGGTGCAATCGTTCGTGGAATTGTTGAAGTGGCAAAGCCGAGAATTCCTGAAGAGCCCCTTTCAAGCGAGACACCGCCAAAAGAAGCATTCCTCGGCATGCGTAATGTGTACTGGAAGGGCGAGTGGATTGTCGCTGATATTTGGGAAATGGAAAAGCTTAAGCCAGGAAACAAAATCAACTCATTTGCGATTCTTGAATCTCCGGCAACAACGTTTGTCATTCCGCCGGGGTTTGAAACGTTCCTAGATCAACACCGCATCTTCCATTTGAAAGAACTCTAA
- a CDS encoding KamA family radical SAM protein, whose amino-acid sequence MAQPKYITNIEKITQIPKEERAKLKEITNKYVFRVNEYYLNLINWDDPNDPIRKLVIPNERELNEYGSWDASDEGANYVVPGCQHKYKTTALLVVSEVCGAYCRFCFRKRLFRSDVKEAMSDVTPGIEYIAQTPEINNVLLTGGDSLILATKKIRQIVERLRAIDHVKIIRFGSKLPVFNPMRIYEDQELLDLFREYSTPEKRIYVMAHVNHPREITEEARKAFKALHDAGVIVVNQTPILKGINDDPEVLGELLNKLSWAGVTPYYFFVNRPVAGNSDFVLPLEKVYQIVEQAKAKTSGLGKRVRLVMSHSSGKIEILAIENGKAYLKYHQSRDDEQYGKFMVLDCPKDAAWFDDLPGNEQYWQKPEKKLVTV is encoded by the coding sequence ATGGCACAACCGAAGTATATTACAAATATTGAAAAAATCACTCAAATTCCTAAGGAAGAACGAGCAAAATTAAAAGAAATCACTAACAAATATGTATTTAGAGTAAATGAATATTATCTTAACCTAATTAACTGGGATGATCCGAACGACCCTATACGGAAATTGGTTATACCGAATGAAAGAGAATTAAACGAATATGGCAGCTGGGATGCTTCCGATGAGGGGGCCAACTATGTAGTGCCAGGGTGCCAACACAAGTATAAAACGACTGCATTACTCGTAGTTTCAGAGGTTTGTGGAGCATATTGTAGATTTTGTTTCCGAAAGCGTTTGTTTCGCAGCGATGTGAAAGAAGCAATGTCAGATGTAACACCTGGAATAGAATATATTGCACAAACACCTGAAATAAATAACGTTTTATTGACTGGCGGAGACTCTCTTATTTTGGCAACAAAAAAAATTAGACAAATTGTAGAAAGACTGCGGGCGATTGACCATGTTAAAATTATTCGTTTCGGTTCAAAATTGCCTGTTTTTAATCCTATGAGAATTTATGAAGATCAAGAGCTGCTTGATTTGTTTAGAGAATATTCCACACCAGAAAAACGCATTTATGTGATGGCACATGTTAATCATCCGCGTGAAATTACAGAAGAAGCACGCAAAGCCTTTAAAGCTCTTCACGATGCCGGAGTTATCGTTGTGAATCAAACGCCTATCTTAAAAGGAATAAATGATGATCCCGAAGTGTTAGGTGAATTGTTAAATAAACTTTCATGGGCAGGAGTAACACCATATTATTTCTTTGTTAATAGACCGGTAGCAGGCAACAGCGATTTTGTATTACCGTTGGAAAAAGTATATCAAATAGTTGAACAAGCAAAAGCAAAAACATCAGGATTAGGGAAACGTGTTCGCCTCGTTATGAGCCATTCCTCAGGAAAAATTGAAATATTGGCAATCGAAAATGGCAAAGCCTATCTGAAATATCATCAGTCAAGAGATGATGAACAATATGGAAAATTTATGGTTTTGGATTGTCCAAAAGATGCTGCTTGGTTTGATGACTTGCCTGGAAATGAACAATATTGGCAAAAACCAGAGAAAAAATTAGTTACAGTTTAG
- a CDS encoding sigma-54-dependent Fis family transcriptional regulator, with protein MIAIFSIQNLPDRTKELETLWEWFVTKSKEEEVINKIRKNILDSWKRCQAAGVDPKQLQTKPALSDLQLNNLLEESELFQVAKPIIDDLYPKMTGTGYLITLNDQYGRMIYLKGESHIMKLAEKMNFAPGMDWSEQAAGTNAIGTSIVTKSPIQILSAEHFCQGCHPWTCSSAPIFHPLTKQVIGAIDITGLWHNAQPHTLGFAVSIAQMIEKQLEYAYMQVNSFLTEYYYQSVKKWKSHHVLVLTHDFQVFKNDGALFDSLNLSPLTKLKEKPLFRSLVNELTTMANFPRQIYYDKQLYVQDFEVIYLEPILFNREIAGYMIVFKEYKIATPIPSASIDKDPWNNIIGRSEIFINSLSKCRKAALANVPILLMGESGTGKEVIAQTIHEASHRKNQPFIAINCGAIQKELIGSELFGYERGSFTGARKDGKKGKFEEANGGTLFLDEIGEMPIDLQVHLLRVLQEKEVTRIGSSKPIPVNVRIIAATNKDLHKLIQQGQFRDDLFFRLNVVTVNFPPLRERKEDIPLLADYFLKQFAEKYEKQSLSFAKETLEFLNNYRWPGNIRELQNALEHAVIFSDTSIINLVNLPSYLLENRVEEALSEQDDEFSLIEQEEKKILLQLLNETNWNVSAVAKRMNIARSTLYRKLKKYEISS; from the coding sequence ATGATAGCGATCTTCTCTATTCAAAACTTGCCCGACAGAACAAAGGAGTTAGAAACTTTATGGGAATGGTTTGTAACAAAATCAAAAGAAGAGGAGGTTATAAATAAGATTCGAAAAAACATTCTTGATTCTTGGAAACGATGCCAGGCTGCAGGGGTAGATCCAAAACAGCTGCAAACCAAGCCCGCATTATCCGATCTTCAACTCAATAACTTATTAGAGGAATCCGAACTCTTCCAGGTCGCAAAGCCAATTATTGACGATTTATATCCTAAAATGACTGGCACCGGCTATCTGATCACTTTGAACGATCAATATGGACGGATGATTTACTTAAAGGGTGAATCTCATATTATGAAGCTCGCCGAAAAAATGAATTTTGCCCCCGGTATGGACTGGAGTGAACAAGCTGCCGGAACAAACGCGATTGGAACAAGTATTGTAACAAAGAGTCCGATTCAAATTTTGTCAGCCGAACATTTTTGTCAAGGATGTCATCCATGGACATGTTCATCAGCCCCGATTTTTCATCCCCTTACAAAGCAAGTGATCGGTGCAATTGATATTACAGGTCTATGGCATAATGCCCAGCCACACACACTTGGTTTTGCCGTTTCAATTGCCCAAATGATTGAAAAACAGCTTGAATATGCTTACATGCAAGTGAACAGCTTTTTAACAGAATACTATTACCAATCGGTTAAAAAATGGAAATCTCATCACGTACTTGTTCTGACTCACGACTTTCAGGTCTTCAAAAATGATGGAGCATTATTCGACTCTCTTAACCTTTCACCTCTGACCAAATTAAAAGAAAAACCTCTTTTCCGCTCCTTAGTAAATGAACTTACAACGATGGCGAATTTCCCAAGGCAAATCTACTATGACAAACAATTGTATGTTCAAGATTTCGAAGTGATCTATCTTGAGCCAATCCTCTTTAATCGGGAAATTGCCGGATACATGATCGTTTTTAAAGAATATAAAATAGCAACACCTATTCCATCTGCGTCGATTGACAAAGACCCATGGAACAACATCATAGGAAGGTCGGAGATCTTTATAAATTCGTTATCTAAATGCCGGAAAGCTGCACTGGCCAATGTTCCTATTCTCTTGATGGGGGAAAGCGGGACAGGAAAAGAAGTAATTGCTCAAACGATACATGAAGCAAGTCATCGGAAGAATCAACCTTTTATTGCAATTAACTGTGGCGCCATTCAAAAAGAGCTAATCGGAAGTGAACTATTCGGATATGAAAGAGGATCTTTTACAGGAGCCAGAAAAGATGGAAAAAAGGGAAAATTTGAAGAAGCAAACGGGGGGACTTTGTTTTTAGATGAAATTGGGGAAATGCCTATAGATTTACAGGTTCATTTATTAAGAGTGCTTCAGGAAAAAGAAGTTACTAGAATCGGATCGTCAAAACCAATCCCTGTTAATGTCCGAATCATTGCAGCGACAAATAAGGACTTACATAAACTGATTCAACAAGGGCAATTTCGCGACGATCTGTTTTTCAGATTGAATGTTGTAACGGTTAACTTTCCGCCGCTCCGAGAAAGAAAGGAAGACATTCCTCTGCTTGCTGATTATTTTTTAAAACAGTTTGCTGAAAAGTACGAAAAACAGTCACTTTCTTTTGCAAAAGAGACACTAGAATTTCTAAATAACTATAGGTGGCCGGGCAACATTCGGGAGCTGCAAAATGCACTAGAGCATGCCGTAATTTTCAGTGATACTTCTATTATTAATCTAGTAAATTTACCATCTTACTTATTGGAAAATCGCGTTGAAGAAGCCCTATCCGAACAAGATGACGAATTTTCATTAATCGAACAAGAAGAAAAAAAAATCCTGCTTCAACTATTAAACGAGACCAACTGGAACGTGTCTGCGGTCGCCAAAAGAATGAACATAGCCCGCTCCACCCTTTATCGGAAACTTAAAAAATATGAGATTTCCAGTTAA
- a CDS encoding uroporphyrinogen-III synthase, which translates to MKKLAGKRIALVGQRKNEELSKIIENLGGIPLIRPAQGTVILDDSNIESDLKALVTGSFDWMICTTGIGMDTLYNIAGKMGYEQEFIEVLRKVNVAARGYKTVNFLKRLGITPVVRDDDGSTAGLLRQLAVHDLKGCRVALQLHGDPAPMLIQWLDEQGCDYREILPYKHVPPNPEVMEQLITEILNGDIDAVNFTSRPQARFFMSYVREKGVEQDILKAFADNVIAVAVGRVTAQALKEEGIERIVVPEYERMGSAIIALAQYYHEKRGLAPSSH; encoded by the coding sequence TTGAAAAAATTAGCCGGAAAAAGAATTGCTTTAGTAGGGCAGCGTAAAAATGAAGAATTAAGTAAAATTATTGAAAATCTTGGAGGGATCCCGCTTATTCGTCCTGCCCAAGGAACCGTTATTCTTGATGATTCGAATATTGAATCAGACTTAAAAGCTTTAGTAACAGGCAGCTTTGATTGGATGATCTGTACGACAGGTATAGGTATGGATACACTTTATAACATTGCAGGGAAAATGGGGTATGAGCAAGAATTTATTGAAGTTTTAAGGAAAGTAAATGTCGCAGCTAGGGGTTATAAGACTGTTAATTTTCTAAAAAGACTAGGGATTACACCGGTTGTCCGCGATGATGATGGAAGTACAGCCGGGTTATTAAGGCAACTTGCTGTTCATGATTTGAAAGGATGCAGAGTAGCTTTGCAATTACATGGAGATCCTGCTCCAATGCTTATTCAATGGCTGGATGAGCAAGGTTGTGATTATAGGGAGATTCTTCCTTATAAACATGTGCCTCCGAATCCTGAAGTGATGGAACAATTAATTACTGAAATATTAAACGGGGATATTGATGCCGTTAATTTTACAAGTAGACCGCAGGCTAGGTTTTTCATGAGTTATGTCCGGGAAAAAGGTGTCGAGCAAGACATTCTGAAGGCTTTCGCTGATAATGTTATTGCTGTTGCGGTAGGAAGAGTGACAGCTCAAGCTTTAAAAGAAGAAGGTATTGAACGGATAGTCGTTCCTGAATATGAACGAATGGGAAGTGCAATCATAGCTCTAGCTCAGTATTATCATGAAAAAAGGGGTCTGGCCCCATCATCACATTAA